Proteins encoded by one window of Pelmatolapia mariae isolate MD_Pm_ZW linkage group LG14, Pm_UMD_F_2, whole genome shotgun sequence:
- the LOC134641524 gene encoding integrin-linked protein kinase, with protein sequence MDDIFTQCREGNAVAVRLWLDNTENDLNQGDDHGFSPLHWACREGRSNVVDMLIMRGARINVMNRGDDTPLHLAASHGHRDIVGKLIQCKADTNAVNEHGNTPLHYACFWGQDQVAEDLVTNGALVSICNKYGETPLDKGKPHLRELLREKAEKMGQNLTKIPFKDSFWKGTTRTRPRNGTLNKQAGIDYRQLSLALKVNENQSGELWQGRWQGNEIAIKLLKVRDWTTRKGRDFNEEYPKLRIFSHPNVLPMLGACQSPPAPHPIIITHWMPYGSLYNVLHEGTNFVVDQTQAVKFALDIANGMAFLHTLEPMIPRHYLNSKSVMIDEDMTARISMADVKFSFQCPGRMYSPAWVAPEALQKKPEEINRRSADMWSFAILLWELVTREVPFADLSNMEIGMKVSLEGLRPTIPPGISPHICKLMKICMNEDPAKRPKFDMIVPILEKMQDK encoded by the exons AGATGACCATGGCTTCAGCCCTCTCCACTGGGCTTGCAGAGAGGGTCGCTCCAACGTGGTGGACATGCTCATCATGCGAGGAGCGCGCATTAATGTCATGAACCGGGGAGACGACACACCCCTGCACCTGGCTGCCAGCCATGGACATCGCGACATTGTGGGAAAG cTGATCCAGTGCAAAGCAGACACCAATGCCGTCAATGAACACGGGAACACACCACTGCATTATGCTTGCTTCTGGGGACAAGACCAAGTAGCTGAG gaCCTTGTGACTAATGGAGCTCTAGTGAGCATCTGTAACAAGTATGGGGAAACTCCGTTGGACAAAGGGAAACCTCACCTCCGTGAACTCCTCAGAG AAAAGGCTGAGAAAATGGGACAGAACTTGACTAAAATTCCCTTCAAGGACAGTTTCTGGAAAGGCACCACCAGAACCCGTCCCC gcAATGGAACTTTGAACAAACAGGCAGGCATTGACTACAGACAGCTTTCTCTAGCCCTTAAAGTAAACGAGAACCAGTCTGGAGAG CTGTGGCAAGGGCGCTGGCAGGGAAATGAAATTGCCATTAAACTGCTAAAAGTTCGTGACTGGACCACTAGGAAAGGCAGAGACTTCAATGAGGAGTATCCCAAACTCAG GATATTTTCCCATCCGAATGTCCTACCCATGTTGGGAGCATGTCAGTCTCCTCCCGCCCCTCACCCCATCATCATCACACACTGGATGCCTTATGGCTCCCTCTACAACGTGCTGCATGAAGGCACCA ATTTTGTGGTGGACCAGACACAGGCGGTCAAGTTTGCCCTTGACATTGCTAATGGAATGGCGTTCCTACACACACTTGAACCCATGATCCCTCGTCATTACCTCAACAGCAAGAGTGTAATG ATAGACGAGGACATGACGGCAAGGATCAGCATGGCAGACGTCAAATTTTCCTTCCAGTGTCCTGGCAGGATGTACTCGCCAGCATGGGTAGCCCCTGAGG CCCTTCAGAAGAAGCCAGAAGAGATCAACCGCCGGTCAGCAGACATGTGGAGCTTTGCTATCCTGCTGTGGGAGTTGGTAACCAGAGAAGTGCCGTTTGCTGACCTGTCCAACATGGAGATAGGCATGAAG GTTTCTTTGGAGGGGTTGAGGCCCACTATCCCCCCTGGCATCTCTCCCCACATTTGCAAGCTCATGAAGATATGCATGAACGAAGATCCAGCAAAGAGGCCTAAATTTGACATGATTGTGCCAATTCTGGAAAAAATGCAGGACAAGTGA
- the apbb1 gene encoding amyloid beta precursor protein binding family B member 1, with product MGGHDDEDMTYVVNKQKQDEELKNKLNDGSHWCDQESTGNNAKWVKEGQNQLRKVAENQQDQDHNCNINQNGNKEDFPHQNTTQEDQQGNEEQTKSPKIAMTPGLSQEESKNILNEPLLIDTLESTEEKDKEREEDDKEKESKLEDDEETSGGTRGEKLAEEESNVESQRVGRNACLLFSNMNGTPSDEESNWPALSQDNTADSSPNGNRESFWDSSAFETDTDLPSGWMRVRDTSGTYYWHIPTGTTQWEPPSPLGKVGDSMMSSTMSLETTPCEEPEESWAQLSSTDEGAGEGELWKEEGEVASDQSLKEFEGATLRYASINLNYNCSQSEDEEKLAPLCTDLETKCFAVRSLGWVEMSEEDMAPGKSSVAVNNCIRQLSYHKHNLHDTAGIWGEGKDMLMVLENDTMKLIDPLGQTLLHAQPIGSIRVWGVGRDNGRDFAYVARDNLTQVLKCHVFRCDSPAKNIATSLHEMCSKIMMERKASKPGVSRLNSDPGKPVVIPVEEFPAPKNELFQRFHVYYLGNQPVAKPVGMDIVNEALETAMNGRDKNDWTPVSVNVAPATLTILSRQDEEVLSECRVRFLSFMGVGKDVHTFAFIMAEGPREFTCHMFWCEPNAASLSEAVQAACMLRYQKCLDARPPSLASCLPTPPADSVARRVKKGVQSLLGSFKSYRSGSQSP from the exons ATGGGTGGTCATGATGATGAAGATATGACATATGTTGTGAATAAACAGAAGCAAGACGAAGAGCTAAAGAACAAGCTGAATGACGGCAGCCACTGGTGCGACCAGGAGTCCACCGGCAACAATGCCAAGTGGGTCAAGGAAGGCCAAAACCAGCTGCGGAAAGTAGCGGAGAACCAGCAGGACCAAGACCACAACTGCAATATCAATCAGAATGGGAACAAGGAAGACTTCCCTCACCAGAACACCACTCAGGAAGATCAACAGGGTAACGAGGAGCAGACAAAGTCTCCCAAAATAGCAATGACCCCTGGTCTCAGTCAGGAGGAGTCAAAGAACATCCTTAATGAGCCGCTTCTCATTGACACCCTGGAGTCCACAGAAGAgaaagataaagagagagaagaggatgataaagaaaaagaaagtaaattGGAAGACGATGAAGAAACATCAGGTGGCACCAGAGGAGAGAAACTGGCAGAAGAAGAGAGTAATGTGGAGTCTCAGAGAGTGGGGAGGAACGCTTGCCTGCTCTTTTCCAACATGAACGGGACACCAAGTGATGAAGAATCCAACTGGCCTGCTCTGTCTCAGGACAACACAGCTGACAGCTCTCCAAATGGCAACAGAg AGTCTTTCTGGGATTCCAGCGCTTTTGAGACGGACACAGACCTGCCCTCAGGATGGATGAGGGTGCGAGATACATCGGGCACGTACTACTGGCACATTCCCACAGGCACCACCCAGTGGGAGCCTCCTTCACCCCTGGGTAAAGTTGGGGACTCCATGATGTCCTCCACGATGTCCCTGGAAACTACACCCTGCGAGGAGCCTGAG GAATCTTGGGCTCAATTGTCCAGCACTGATGAAGGTGCTGGTGAAGGGGAACTGTGGAAG GAGGAGGGAGAAGTTGCATCTGATCAAAGTCTGAAGGAGTTTGAAGGAGCAACTTTACGCTATGCATCTATCAACCTGAA TTATAATTGCTCCCAGTCTGAGGATGAAGAGAAGCTTGCTCCACTCTGCACAGACTTAGAAACTAAG TGTTTCGCAGTGCGCTCTCTGGGCTGGGTTGAGATGTCTGAGGAGGACATGGCACCTGGCAAGAGTAGTGTCGCTGTCAACAACTGCATCAGGCAGCTCTCTTATCACAAACACAACCTTCATGACACCGCTGGGATCTGGGGAGAG GGTAAAGACATGCTAATGGTCCTGGAGAATGACACCATGAAGTTGATCGACCCGCTGGGCCAGACTCTGCTTCATGCTCAGCCGATTGGCAGCATCCGTGTCTGGGGTGTCGGCAGAGACAACGGCAG GGATTTTGCTTATGTCGCACGAGACAACCTGACCCAAGTTCTGAAGTGTCACGTTTTCCGCTGCGACTCGCCCGCCAAGAACATTGCCACCAGCTTACATGAGATGTGTTCAAAG ataatgatggagagaaaggcCTCCAAGCCAGGGGTGAGCAGGCTCAACTCTGACCCCGGCAAGCCTGTGGTCATCCCTGTTGAAG AGTTTCCAGCTCCAAAAAATGAACTCTTCCAGCGCTTCCATGTTTATTACCtgggcaatcagcctgtggctaAACCCGTTG GTATGGACATAGTCAATGAAGCACTAGAGACAGCAATGAATGGCAGAGATAAAAATGACTGGACTCCTGTCTCTGTGAATGTTGCACCAGCCACCCTCACAATACTTTCACGACAG gATGAGGAGGTGCTGTCAGAGTGCAGGGTGCGTTTCCTGTCTTTCATGGGTGTGGGGAAGGACGTCCACACCTTTGCATTCATCATGGCGGAAGGTCCCCGCGAGTTCACCTGTCACATGTTTTGGTGTGAACCCAATGCGGCCAGTCTGAGTGAGGCGGTGCAGGCTGCCTGCATG CTTCGCTACCAGAAATGTTTGGATGCACGTCCGCCCAGCCTCGCCTCCTGCCTGCCCACGCCTCCCGCCGACTCTGTGGCTCGCCGCGTCAAGAAAGGCGTGCAGAGTCTGCTCGGCAGCTTCAAGAGCTACAGGTCAGGATCTCAGTCCCCGTGA